From Allofrancisella guangzhouensis, a single genomic window includes:
- a CDS encoding LysR family transcriptional regulator domain-containing protein: protein MVNIDFSKDIIEATRYFIKVVELGSYSSVKKFYNVELNTIKSKIDTLETYLGVKLIQNIHNRITPTKNGVKYYHSCSKIYKDLESTIDSVKNNGFKERRAIRVLGSPLSIKVTIDRVIPKLNQDSTSNLRFTLDNYALNHFDGKEYQFETYDVILINTRHLEHIDLNDWIVCKSINSTKLPALIYGDKNLIKDMHNEPQKVLETDLVFNRYDWDHNIFNFTHKEDEEDNHQNKMYRFNPNKVKYLVSNEVQKANIIKKEKVIGFMPKFYYDSLMKDSEYIDFVRGFEVDFHIESFLVLVYKYSKHKDKLVEIFRTELIELLGNDLDDPSKN, encoded by the coding sequence ATGGTGAATATTGATTTTAGTAAAGATATAATTGAGGCAACTCGTTATTTCATCAAGGTAGTAGAACTAGGATCATATAGTTCTGTGAAAAAATTCTACAATGTTGAACTTAACACTATAAAAAGCAAGATAGATACACTAGAAACATATCTTGGAGTTAAGCTTATACAAAATATACACAATCGTATCACCCCAACAAAAAATGGCGTAAAGTATTATCACTCTTGTAGCAAAATATATAAAGATCTAGAAAGCACTATTGATAGTGTTAAAAACAATGGCTTTAAAGAAAGACGGGCTATAAGAGTATTAGGCTCTCCACTTTCCATAAAAGTAACCATAGATAGAGTGATACCTAAGCTAAACCAAGACTCCACCAGCAACTTAAGGTTTACCTTAGATAATTATGCTCTAAACCACTTCGATGGTAAAGAATATCAGTTTGAAACATACGATGTAATTCTAATAAATACAAGACATCTAGAACATATTGATTTAAATGATTGGATAGTATGTAAGTCTATCAATTCTACAAAACTACCAGCTCTAATATACGGCGATAAAAACCTTATAAAAGATATGCATAATGAGCCGCAGAAAGTTTTAGAAACAGATTTGGTATTTAACCGATATGATTGGGATCACAATATTTTTAACTTCACGCATAAAGAAGATGAAGAAGATAACCACCAAAACAAAATGTATAGGTTTAACCCCAATAAAGTAAAATATCTGGTTAGTAATGAAGTACAAAAAGCTAATATTATAAAAAAAGAAAAAGTAATTGGCTTTATGCCTAAATTCTATTACGACTCACTCATGAAAGACTCTGAATATATTGATTTTGTAAGAGGATTTGAGGTAGATTTTCATATAGAGTCTTTTCTAGTTCTAGTATACAAATATTCAAAACATAAAGATAAGTTAGTTGAAATATTTAGAACTGAGTTGATAGAATTATTAGGGAATGATTTAGACGACCCTAGCAAAAATTAG
- a CDS encoding cytochrome b — translation MHKKDHVKKLIIALHWLTVVLLILVFVSIEFRSAFGKNTVFYGFMKSSHFYIGFSILFLTTFRIILKQFIMSPRPGYGLLRKLLAKLVHGFLYFWLMAMPILGWCIISAKGTYSIPFGLPSLIDHMPKEYIGQLKNVHEYLAYIGLGIIFIHILVGLFNYLSTRDSISYSEAKVSQNTDKDKERVFKIK, via the coding sequence ATGCATAAAAAAGATCATGTTAAGAAACTTATTATAGCCCTTCACTGGCTCACAGTTGTTTTGCTAATTTTAGTGTTTGTATCTATAGAGTTTAGGAGTGCTTTTGGTAAAAATACAGTTTTCTATGGTTTTATGAAAAGTTCACATTTCTATATAGGTTTTAGTATTTTATTTTTGACTACTTTTAGAATCATTTTAAAACAATTTATTATGTCTCCAAGGCCTGGTTATGGTTTACTTCGTAAACTTTTGGCTAAATTAGTCCATGGTTTTTTATATTTTTGGTTAATGGCTATGCCTATTTTAGGCTGGTGCATAATAAGTGCAAAAGGCACATATTCAATACCATTTGGGTTACCAAGCCTTATTGATCATATGCCAAAGGAGTATATTGGACAACTAAAAAACGTTCATGAGTATTTAGCATATATTGGTTTGGGAATAATATTTATCCACATTTTGGTGGGATTATTTAATTATTTATCAACTAGAGATTCTATTTCTTATTCAGAAGCAAAAGTTTCTCAAAATACTGACAAAGACAAGGAGAGAGTTTTTAAAATCAAATAA
- a CDS encoding nitroreductase, producing MTVTEALKKRKSVRKFLDKLIPEELLVELFEAAKWAPSSKNTQPWKIAVVSGEKKEKLMNKILKAHKEGQKPRMEYKYDGERLEDELKQRAIKCGQDLYNALEIAQDDKDGRLQQWAKNYLSFKSPTAIFIFKHPDTGISGYIDCGMLIQSIMLAAVDLGLATCPQASLAHYPDIVKEELGYKDDVLLCGIAIGYEDVQDKVNNYRTERENLNNIVNFFREIY from the coding sequence ATGACTGTGACCGAAGCATTAAAAAAACGTAAATCCGTTAGAAAATTTCTAGACAAACTTATACCTGAAGAGCTACTCGTTGAATTATTTGAAGCTGCGAAATGGGCGCCTTCTAGTAAAAACACTCAACCTTGGAAAATAGCTGTCGTCAGTGGAGAAAAAAAAGAGAAATTAATGAATAAAATACTTAAAGCCCATAAAGAAGGACAAAAGCCACGCATGGAATACAAATATGATGGAGAAAGATTAGAGGATGAACTAAAGCAAAGAGCTATAAAATGTGGACAAGACCTGTATAACGCTCTAGAAATAGCACAAGATGATAAAGATGGACGGTTACAACAATGGGCAAAAAACTATCTTTCTTTTAAATCACCAACCGCTATATTTATATTTAAACATCCTGACACCGGAATTAGTGGCTACATAGACTGTGGTATGCTAATTCAATCTATAATGCTAGCAGCAGTTGATTTAGGATTAGCAACATGTCCTCAAGCATCGCTAGCACACTATCCAGATATAGTAAAAGAAGAATTAGGCTACAAAGATGATGTATTACTGTGTGGAATCGCTATAGGATATGAAGATGTCCAAGATAAAGTAAATAATTATCGCACAGAAAGAGAAAATTTAAATAATATAGTTAATTTTTTTAGGGAGATTTATTAA
- a CDS encoding inorganic phosphate transporter, giving the protein MVTSVLIIIICIALFFEFTNGFHDAANVVATPIATKSLTPHQAIGLAAFFNFLGAFFGTAVAATISKGLVDTSVVSDIVLVSALLGAISWNFFTWYFGIPSSSSHALIGSLVGAVIVGASYKDVNYITVLNKVLVPMISSPVLAFFVALIVCIVLLNIFTQVKNVRLTNKYIRELQVVSTSLLSFSHGSNDAQKTMSIITLALLSAGLVQTTVVPDWVIIVCGAAMGLGTLSGGKKIIKTLSTKLSKLEPTNAVSAELSSGLLVLGASHIGLPVSTTQVASGSIMGAGFADSGVNWRVVKKLATAWLLTIPACIFVTGIIYTVLYHSIGIF; this is encoded by the coding sequence ATGGTTACATCAGTATTAATAATAATCATTTGTATAGCTTTATTTTTTGAGTTTACTAATGGTTTTCATGATGCAGCAAACGTTGTTGCTACACCAATAGCTACTAAATCTTTAACCCCCCACCAAGCTATAGGTTTAGCAGCTTTTTTTAATTTTTTAGGAGCGTTTTTTGGTACTGCTGTTGCAGCTACTATCTCAAAAGGACTTGTAGATACAAGCGTAGTTTCAGATATAGTTCTTGTATCTGCACTGTTAGGAGCTATAAGTTGGAACTTTTTTACATGGTATTTTGGTATTCCATCAAGCTCCTCTCATGCTCTAATAGGCTCTTTAGTGGGGGCCGTTATAGTAGGAGCCAGCTATAAAGATGTTAATTACATTACAGTACTTAATAAGGTTCTGGTACCAATGATTAGCTCGCCAGTTTTAGCTTTTTTTGTAGCTTTAATCGTTTGTATAGTATTGTTAAATATTTTTACTCAAGTAAAAAATGTAAGACTTACTAACAAATACATTAGAGAGTTACAAGTAGTATCAACTAGTTTATTATCATTTTCACATGGTTCAAATGATGCTCAAAAAACTATGTCAATTATAACTTTAGCATTATTAAGTGCTGGTTTAGTACAGACTACTGTAGTTCCAGATTGGGTTATAATAGTTTGTGGTGCAGCTATGGGATTAGGAACTCTTTCTGGAGGTAAAAAGATTATAAAAACCTTAAGTACAAAGCTCTCGAAACTTGAGCCTACAAATGCTGTTTCAGCTGAGCTAAGTTCAGGGTTATTAGTTTTAGGTGCTTCTCATATAGGCTTACCAGTTAGTACCACTCAAGTTGCATCAGGTTCAATTATGGGTGCTGGCTTTGCTGATTCAGGAGTTAATTGGAGAGTTGTTAAAAAGCTAGCAACAGCATGGCTATTAACTATCCCTGCGTGTATTTTTGTTACAGGGATTATCTATACTGTACTGTATCATTCTATTGGAATTTTTTAG